Genomic segment of Ailuropoda melanoleuca isolate Jingjing chromosome 1, ASM200744v2, whole genome shotgun sequence:
AAGTATGAATTTATTCACTGTGGAGCCAACCCCCCACGTGCTGGAATCGGTGGCGAGCTCGAGAATGCACAGGTGCACAGGTCACAGCCCTATGGAGGCCTGCTGGCCAGGGAGGTGGGCGCTTGGCGCCCTGTGACAGCCGTGAAGAATGGGGTCGGCAGCACCGGGCCCAGGGGAGCGGCACCACACCACAGTGGGAGGGCTCTGGGGGCATGCAGGCAGCACGTGCTGCCCCTGGGACCTCTGTGGGCTCTGATTCTCACCCTTCCTGGCCATTCTGTTTCCAGCAGTGGTTCTCACACCAGGCCTCTCAACTACAAGGACGTGCgtgctgggggagagaggggttCTAGGAATTCAACTAAATTGTGGGCTGAGttgtctttctttatttcttgagtTATAAAACTGGTGTGGGTCTGAGCCTGGCCCCCTGCGCTCAGTCTGGCCCTTCCAGAGGTACAGGAACTGgaagctggaggctggaagtgcttggcgggggtgggcagagggcgATGTTTGCCCTCTATGCTGCGACCGCCTCTGCCAGACGTAAGTACGCCGGCTGAGGACGGCTCGAAAAGctggataaaatacaaaaacgTCCGTGCAAAGCTTTTGAAGTCTGCTGCTGAGACTGAGCGCTGAGGGCCAACAAGTGGAGACGGGGGTCATTCAGAGAGGCGAGCTGACACTTTTGCATGGCTTCCCCTGAAGTGCAGCCGATGAATCTTGGTGTGGGCTGTGAGGGCAAGTAACCAGCATGTCGAGAGGCCGGCAGAGCTTTGGGACACCGAGGGGAGGGTGGAGAACTCCATGGGGTCTGCAACTGCAGAGGCAGCCTGGACCCGAGGGGACAAGACCCCAGGGAGATGGCAGGCACCGAGAGGAGCTCGAGAGCTGCAGGTTGAATCTCAAGGCATTTGCCAAATGTTCATGCTATTCAGGCAAGATACTAAGAAAGCCAGTGGGGAACCATTAAAACCCAAGCAGAGTTTCTGCAGCCTCGTTGCCAAGGAGACTCAGAACCCTGATGACTGGCCAAGGAGGAGCGGCTGTCGGGTGGGACCCCCGGGCAGCTCAGGCCCAGGAGTGGGGACACAAGCCGTGGGGCAGCCTCAAGTCAGGACGAGTCTTCTGCCCCACTCAGGCTGCCAGCCAGAATGACACTCTTCGGAAGAAGAGAAACTCATCCAGAACTGCTAGAATTTTTCATAGACGATGTCAAACATTCAATCAAGAATTACAGTCATGCCAAGAGACAAACAGATGATAGAAACAAGCCTGAGATGACAGTGTTGGAGTTAATCAGACACAGACTTTCAAGATAATTGTGAAAGTGCTCAGGGAAATAGGTGTAAAGAGGGAGATCTTTATTGTAAAACTGAAACATAGACGAAGAAACAAGTAGAAATTCTAGACTGAAGAGAACACAGGACTCGCATTTATGAACTGATGGATGGGTGCCATAGTAGTGTGGGTGGCGGACAGGGATCGGACAGCGAGAATGGCACACTGGGACGGCGTCTTTAAGGGCCAAAACCAAAATGACTGCAGAACTGGGCTAGAGCTCCCCAAGAATGCCGTTCGGAGGTGAAGGTGCCACAAATCATTGCCCAAACAGTAAACACGGAGCGGATTCCATGTCAGAAGATGCACTTTGAAGTCACTGTCACGGGAAGCTCTCAGGTAGGATGGCCGGAGGGCAGAAGTGCAAGAAAATGGAGGAGAACATGAAAGGATAAACAACAGGGCATATAGAGTGGAAACTGGCCCACATTTCCATTCGTAATGTTATAACATGTAGTATATTTACGATTTCCCATGGGCTCTACACAGTAGAGATGAACAGTGcggcacgagcagggtgaggggctgagGTGTGCTGGGGTCTCAGGGTTGTTCTGGAAGTGGCCCCTGCGCCCGTGTCCATCGGACTTGACCATCCCAGGAAGGTGCACTGTAGCCTCTGGGCTGACCTCTGAGACAGTCCCGAAACCACGGACAATGAGTAATGAATGGGGGAGTGgagataaataacaaaaatacccCGAGACAGCCAGGAAATAATGTGTAAAAGAAACATATAACATTTTAGGCAAACAGAAAACATACAATCAGTTCGCAGATATAAACCCAATTATCAATAATTAAATCAAATGTAAAGTgttaaatgtttccatttacaAATAAAGATTGTGAGTCTGCACAAGAATGGAAACCCCGCATGCTAATTCTAAGAACTAGACCCTAAACGTAAGGCCGCAGGAAGTTTGGGGGTACGAAGGTAGGCAAGATACTAACAAATACTCAGGACAATGTGGGATTCTGTGCAGCTgcaaacaagaaagagaaatcctTATGTATTCATAGGAAAGAGCTCCACGTTATAttgttacaaaaaaaaacaaagtggatAGAATGGGatacaatttgtattttaaaaatgtagaacagACGATAAAGTCAATCTTCGTTATTCATGAAttactcactaaaatttatttgtaacccaaATCAACACTCACAGCGTGTGCTCGGTCATTCGCGGACATGCGGGAGTGCGCCAAATCTAAGACGCGACCCGCGTTCCCCGCTGAGGTGGGACGAGGCTCTGCCGCCTGCGTCAGCCCCCAGGCCGAAAGCCCGTCCTCCCACCAGCTCCTTTGTGCCGGGCTCTGTGCTTTACGCCCTGATTTTGGGGCGAATGGGCCCCAGGCGTACTGCCGCAGGTAGGGTTCTGGGCACAAGAGGGCTCATGTGCCCTGCGGAGCAAACCCGCGTCGCATAAGCCTTGCTCAGGCGTGAGTTGAGATGCTGGTGGCCGTGAGTCCGCTGTAAAATAAGATGTAtgtcaagtatttattaaataagtcGCTTTAAACAGAAACATCAAACGGGCCGTGTATTGAGGGTTGCTGAAAATCTGACCAGAGCTTGCAGGGACCCAACCCCGTATTCCCCGGGAGTGATGGTTCAGCGTTGCCAgcatttgctaattcagtgtttttagtGACTTTCTGGATCCTAGGGACTGTGACTAACGAGAACGCaccatgtgtgcctgtgtgtgagcagagagagaataagagNNNNNNNNNNNNNNNNNNNNNNNNNNNNNNNNNNNNNNNNNNNNNNNNNNNNNNNNNNNNNNNNNNNNNNNNNNNNNNNNNNNNNNNNNNNNNNNNNNNNCGCCTGGGGACTCAGGCTCTTCTCCAGCCAGCGTTCCTTGGGAGCAGAGAGCGACCCCCCAGGACAGCAGGGCTTCATGCTTCATCTGGACTCGCATGTCCTGGGCAGGGCTTGTCACCCCTCCGCGTCTAGTCCCCATGGCCCCGAGGGGGAAGCCTCTGGGCGCCCTGTCTGCCCCTAGGATCACAGATGCCAGGTGGTGATGCCAGGAGCCTGGGAGCACGTCCTTCCCCCGAGCGCTCTCAGTGGTGCCTTCCTGCGTGGGGACGAGGGAGTCGAGGTCGCCCAGGGTGCCCGGGACCCTCGCCGGCTGGAAACGGGAGCCGGCAGTGGCTGCCGCTTGCGAGCCTGGACCCTACTCCCTCGTGCACTCGGGGCACAGCTGCGCAGGAACAGCGAGCGGGGGAAAGTCTAGTTGGGACCCAACGTGCCCATGCCATCCAGTCAGCATCACGGCGTCTCTGCACGCCCTGAAACCCATGCAGGCGCGAGCGGGCGCCTTTGACCGCCTCTCTGTGAGGGTGACACGTGCTCCGGGCAGGTGGCCCTGGAGCCAGCCCTGACCAGGCTCATGCTGGGGGTCAGGGCTCGGGGCCCCGGGTCGTGCTCCCGTTCTGGGAGGCCTTAAGCGGGTCTCCACACTTGCGTCACCAGCCAGAGAAAAGCTGGACTATGTGGAGGAACATCAGAGCCTGTTCACCAGCTCGGAGACACTGGGCATCGAGGTCTTTGCCATCCCCGAGGCCGGGCTCTTCGTGGCCGCCGCCAACCGCAAAACCACGTCCGCCATCTACAAGTGGACGGATGGGAAGTTCGCCTCGTACCAGAACATCCGCACACACCAAGCGCAGTCCTGGAGACATTTCACCATCGGGAAAAAGGCAAGTCTGCACCCGGCGACTGTCTCAATCCTTTTTATCTTGGGAAAACCCAAAGGTGGGGGCTGCTCGTGTGGATGATACAGGAAAGTATTTCTCATGGTTTCAAAGTCTTACTCAGGTTCTCAGCGGCTTTCAAAGTCAGACACTTGGCGGGGTCTCTAAATCCAGAATGTGAAGTCTATTTGGCTTCCGAAAAATAGAAGACAAGACCATTCCTACGACGCTGTCCAGTTCTACGTAGACCCATTGGGGCTAAGTTAAAAGCTTGTCGGCCCATTTGACGAGCGGGTCAACAAGGCAGAAATCTTCGGGGATGGAGACAGGCTCACTCTAGGGGGCcgggcccagggtgggggtgaaACGCTCGCGGGCAGCCCCCTCGCAGTCAGGGCCGATGGAGCAGGGGCAGGGCGGTGGGTCTGAGGGGCTGCCCCCAGGGTGAGACATGGTCTTATCAGCTCCGTCTACACCCTCGACTCCAGGGGCAGGGTCCCGGGGCCACTGTCCTGCGCGTGGCCCCCGCCTCGCTCCCACCAGCacgtgtgtgccaggcacagcctGCCCTCACCGAGGCTGGCCCTGAGGTTGCGCCAGGAGCGGAGTGGACCGCACGCTGCCTTCTGTGGCTCTCAGCCCGCCGCAGCCCAGCCGCGCTCCCAGTCTGTGTGGCGAATGCTGACTAGCGCTCTGGCCTTTTGGTCGCCGACACCTTCACCATAAAAATGTTAACTTCACATCAAAGAAACATCAGGAAATCCAGAAAAAACAAGGGGGGGGCCTGTCCAGTCCCCGAAGCAGGTGCAGGCTTACTGAGCGCACACTGGCTTGGGGCTCGGCGAGCACCCCACACACCAAGCCGGTGGCCTCCCGGTCCAGTCACACGCCAGGCACCGGGGTGTGTGTGGCCGCTGCGTGGGCAGCGCGTGCTTCTAGGCGGGAGGAGAGCGTGACGGTGCATTCTGCTCATCGGGGGATGAAGGACAAGTCTGCGCAGAAAGCTCCCGAGTTTGGGGATAGAAATGGGGACGCTGGGCTGACGAAGGCAGACAGCTGAAGGGTCTGGAGCGTGACAGACGGATCCACGGAGACGGGGCCGTCGGACAGAGACGCGGGTGCTCAGAAGCCTTAGCGCCAGGCCCCTCGCGCTGACGTCAAGAACCAGTATCCGGGCTCTGTTTCAGGTCTTCCTGGCAGTGGCTAATTTTGAANGTGTCTGAAGGATCCTTTTCCCTCACCATGGACTGTGGCCTCCCGGTGGACATGTAGGTAGCAGGACGCCAGGGGAGGGTGGCTCAGGGCTGCGTGCTGCCCGACAAGATGCGTCCAGGGCAGTGGGTGCGGCCGGCATGGCACAGTGCGCACCGCGGGCGCTCAGGCTTGTGGGCAGATGGCCGTTGGGAACCATCCCCCGAGGCAAGAGCGCAGGGTCCTCGGCAAGGTCCGGGACCAAACCTGTCCTCCAGAAAGGCTGCCATGGGTGGGGTGGATGCAGGCGCCTGGGGCTGGGTGCGATGGACGTGGGGAGAGGAGGTGCCCTGCAGAGCGTGGTCGCCATCAAGAAAGGCCGCAGAGGAAGCCCATGACGAGCTCAGGCACCGGAGCCGAGCTAAACCTGCAGCCTGACTTGAACCCAGCTCCTGCTCTGTGATTTTCAGCATATCGCTTGACCCAAGACTCGATTTGCTTGTCTGGGCTGAGGGAGTGGACGGTCACTAAAACCCCAAATAAACATGCAGAATAATCCTTCTGGTAGTTTTGACAGGGCCCCAGGGACTCAGAAGCCTGAGTTCATTCCCTGTCCCGCCGTCCCCTGGTTGCTAGGCTGGACCTGGGTGCGTGGGTCCCCACGGCCCTGCCAGGTAGTGATGACCCCGGCGCCCTCAGCTTCCATCTGAGCTCAGTGGGGCTgggcatgcttttttttttttttaaacacaaattgtCCAGTTTGCATTACATCTATCATTATTCTAAATATTACTTGCAAAGGTAGACTGTCAGTCTGCTTTCTTAGATAAAACTTACTCCGTAGTAAAAAGAATCCTTGACATTCGAATACTTTGTTTAAATACGTCTCTACTACAAGTGTCCCCCCATGCCCCCCAAGTACATCAGGGCCTTTACCGGGTGGGGACCCAGCAGTGGGGACAGCTCTGTGACGGGGAGAGCAAGGGCCAAGGAAGGGGATGGAAGGAGCTGGGACTACGGCTGATGGTGGCCGTGGAGGACTCGGGGCCCTGGGACCAGGCTTCATGGGCCTCGCGGGTGTGACCAGAGCTGGGACCAGAGCTGTGAGAGGAGCACAGGGCACTCTGGGATGGCGGTCAGGAGCTGGCCTCACCACAGCCAGCTGTAGCCAGATGTGAGCCTGGAGGCAGCAGGCGTGTTTACGGGAGGAAAAGGCATCGAGACGCAGGGGGCCTTGGGCAGTGAGGAGAAAGCACATGCCTGGCTCGGCCACCCCAGAGGCTCTAGTCGGGATGTCCCCTCCAGCAGGCGCCtacctccttccccatccccagggTTCAGCCTCCACTACCCAGCTCAGGCCACACCTTCCAGCATCTCCCAGGTCACCAGCAAGGACCCCTCCTTGCCAGATACAATCCGTTCCCCCCAGGCTTGGTGGAGGGTGGGCAGGCAGACCCAATGCCAGTAGGAGCCACTGAGGTTCCCGAGAGACAGAGGAGACACTGAGCAGACAGCTCAGCAGCCACACTTACAGAGGACTCTTGTCCTGGAGCAAAAAGCGTCCCTGCAACTCAGGTCCACCAGAACCCAGGCACGGGAACTTGTTTGGAGACCGTGTCCTTGCAGGGGAGATGGAGTTAGGTTGAGGTCGTACTGCAGAAGGGCGGCCCCGGTCCAGAGTCTGCTGTCCTAAGAAGAGGAGAAGCGGCACAGAGACAGccctgtgaagacagaggcagaggccgTGACCTGGCTCCAGCCGGGACTACCAGAAGCccccagaggctggaagaggctgGAGGACCGTCCCCTGCAGCCACCAGAGGGAGCGCGGCCCGCAGCACCTTGATCCCAGACTCCCGGCTCCAGAGCTGTGGGTCATGTGCTGTCCCAGCCTCTCCTgtgctgcctctccctgcccttttCTGCATGAACGGGCTGTGACCCGGCTCCCCCATGGCCCTAAAACCACCCTCAATGTTTTCAGAATGGCTGATGTGCCCTTCCCGGCCACCCTATCGGTGCGAGGAGCCCGGTTCTTCATCGGCAGCCGCAAGAGGACCAAAGGCCTGTTCACGGTGAGTAGGGAAGGGGCTGCTGGAGCCTCCCAACAGCAGTGCCCGCAGAGGGGCCATCACTAGAGGCCTGCTGTGCTCACGCTCTGACGGACAGACTGCTATGTGTGCCACGCGGGACCAGGGAGCCCCGGGCTCCACTGGGGCCCCTTACTTGCCAGGCACATTTCACCGTGTTCCCTCCTCCTGGCACACTCATCCTCACTGCCACCATGGCTCACACGCTATACCTTCAGGGCCCTGCTCCATGTCCACTTCCTTGGAGACCGTCCCCCATCCCTTGGAGAAGATGGGCCTTGTACCCATCTCCTGTAGCCCTGACCGTCCTCAGACCAGCAGGTGCTTGCTCATTACCTGTTTCTTCCCTCGGCTGCAGCTGGGGGAACCCTATTCCATGAATGTAGGGGCTTTCGTTTCCTGCTGTGCTGTGTCTAGACCCATGCCCGATACATGATAGGTGCTTGGTGAATAGTTATGGATGGCATGCTTGGGTGGAAGGACAGATGGATGactggatgggtgggtggatggacatatggacggatggatggatggatggatggatgagtgaatgagagatggatggatggatggatggatggatggatgagtgagtgagagatggatggatggatggatggatggacatatggatggatggatggatggatggatgagtgactGAGTGATGgatagatggttggatggatggatggatgggtagatggttGGACatatggtggatggatggatggatggatgggtggatggacagacagatgaacagatggataGATGAGCAATGCAGCCCAGTCACCCTAGGTTAGTTCATAGCAAAAACCCTTTCTGTGACTTAATTACCTCAGAATGGTATATAGTTCTCCACCATTGCTCTCAGTGCTCCCCATCCCCGTCAACCAATCAGCACGCTCTACTCTCCTAGCTCTAGACCAGATGGATGGACAGACCCTCCATGCCCCATTCCCACCCCTGCACCAGGGTCTGGACAGGCTGAGCCCAGTGGTCCAGGCGCTCGCTGGTGGCGAGGTCCTGAAcatgctgtccctctctctgcagGGCCTGGTGAGGCAGCTGGTTCTGCTGCCTGGGTCGGACGCCACCCCAAGGCTCTGTCCCTGCAGGAGTGCCGAGCTGGCTGTGCTGTCCATCCCTCCTGTCCTGCAGGGTCTCCCGGGGAAGCCAGAAGATAATGAGGTGCTAAAATATCCCTATGGTTAGTAGGTCAAAGTCACCCACTCCCGCTCACTGATGGTGAACCCCAAGGGCCTTGTCCCTTTTCCACCTCCCCTGGGAGCAAAGACAGGAGGGTGATTATCAAATTGACAAAGGGACTGGCCCCATCAGACACACCAGCATCATCCATTTTTTCTCTGGCTGGCTCGCCCAGGGGCCCCCAAACCCCACTTGGATGGTGCCCTCAAGGGGCCGTTAGTCCTACTTGGGACGCCTGGGGCTGTTCCCTGAATCATCTTCCTTCTCTTGAGCCTTCTGACTTCCGTCTGCAGCCTGTTTTGCCCCCGACcagtatttggggtctttgtccCCATCCCTCTCTGATAGGCATCTAAatctcagcccctgccccagtgGGGACCCCGAACTTCGAGAGGCGCGTTTCAGTTGTCCGTGGTCCCCCACCCCAGAGggtcccctgccctgctctctctagTGTGTGCTTCTGTGCTCTCCCTGTAAAGTTACAGTCTGGACTGTTGGTGTaagccacaccccctcccccggggcATNAGTCCTACTTGGGACGCCTGGGGCTGTTCCCTGAATCATCTTCCTTCTCTTGAACCTTCTGACTTCCGTCTGCAGCCTGTTTTGCCCCCGACcagtatttggggtctttgtccCCATCCCTCTCTGATAGGCACCTAAatctcagcccctgccccagtgGGGACCCCGAACTTCGAGAGGCGCGTTTCAGTTGTCCGTGGTCCCCCACCCCAGAGggtcccctgccctgctctctctagTGTGTGCTTCTGTGCTCTCCCTGTAAAGTTACAGTCTGGACTGTTGGTGTaagccacaccccctcccccggggcATCGaatcccctcccaccaccactccgcctgcgggggggagggggggggacacatgacacagcccctgcccctccgGAGTCTTGCTGTCATGCTTCACCAGTCAGGTTAGCCCCTCAAGCGCATCGCCCACAGGACCCGTCCCGGGATGGGATTCCGAACTCCCAGTGGTACtggctgctgatttttttttaaagattttatttatttatttatttgagatagagagagaatgagcgtgggagggggcagggtcagagggagaagcagactccccgctgagcagggagcctgccatgggctccatcccgggaccgcgggatcatgacccgagctgaaggcagacacttcaccgacagagccacccaggtgcccccagctgctgcttttcattttttcacgTTGGAGAACACTTTAATAGTCTacaaattggggcgcctgggtggcttcgttggttgagcatctgactcttgatttcggctcaggtcacgatctcagggttgtgggatcgagccccatgttgggctccatgctcagcggggagtctgctcgagattttccctctgcctctgctctctctctgtctctctctaaaataaaaaaattcatctttaaaaaaatagtctacaAATTGATGCAGTTTATTGCCatgatattttgaataattttatagtaACTACgcaattttgaataatttttatgtaaaagaagGGACACAGAGGAAAATGATTTCCCTGCACAGTGAAGTTTTCAGGCACTCTGTGGAGATTTCCCACATCCGCCCAGTTCTGGCTTGGAACAAGAGGTAGGAGGCAGGGCTGTGAGCCCAGGCCTCCACCGCGTGCTGCTGAGGTCCTGGTGCCCACAGCGCTGGCCGTTGGGCATGGAGGCCGCGCCCACGTTGCTGTGAATTGGCCCCGCAGCACCATCAGGACCCATGGGCTTGGCCCGAGATGAGGTGTAGTCACCAGAACTGATGGGGTCAAACGCCGTGGAACAAGGCAAAGTTCGAGCTTAGAGAAACTTGTGCCAGAGAGGGACAGGTctgagaggagggcagggcagcagCGTGATGActaaggggaaggggagggtgggctgacctctggggtgggcagggagcccgGCAGGGAAGCCTCAGAGCCTCTGTCCTGTCGTGCGGGGCCTCACGTCCTCCCTGGGGCCCCGATGGAGACCGCTGCGTCCTCGTGGTCCCCGCAGGCAGACACAAAGGCAGGACACCCGGGTCAGAGTTCcgcctcccagctctgccttcctcCAGGGAACCTGTACCTGGACGCTCCTCTTCCTTGTCTCCCTCCAGAAACCGACATGAAGGTGACGCTGGGCTCCCGGCCTCCATGCACCAAAGTGGAGGAGGCCCAGTTCTGGTTTGACGCCAGCCGGAAGGGGCTGTTCCTGTGTGTGGGCAGCGAGTGGGTCTCCGTGTTAGCAGGTGAGCGGGCGGCGGGGCTCCCTCCGCCTGGGGACTCAGGCTCTTCTCCAGCCAGCGTTCCTTGGGAGCAGAGAGCGACCCCCCAGGACAGCAGGCCTTCATGCTTCATCTGGACTCGCATGTCCCGGGCAGGGCTTGTCACCCCTCCGCGTCTAGTCCCCATGGCCCCGAGGGGGAAGCCTCTGGGCGCCCTGTCTGCCCCTAGGATCACAGATGCCAGGTGGTGATGCCAGGAGCCTGGGAGCACGTCCTTCCCCCGAGCGCTCTCAGTGGTGCCTTCCTGCGTGGGGACGAAGGAGTCGAGGTCGCCCAGGGTGCCCGGGACCCTCGCCGGCTGGAAACGGGAGCCGGCAGTGGCTGCCGCTTGCGAGCCTGGACCCCACTCCCTCATGCACTCGGGGCACAGCTGCGCAGGAACAGCGAGCGGGGGAAAGTCTAGTTGGGACCCAACGTGTCCATGCCATCCAGTCAGCATCACGGCGTCTCTGCACGCCCTGAAACCCATGCAGGCGCGAGCGGGCGCCTTTGACCGCCTCTCTGTGAGGGTGACACGTGCTCCGGGCAGGTGGCCCTGGAGCCAGCCCTGACCAGGCTCATGCTGGGGGTCAGGGCTCGGGGCCCCGGGTCGTGCTCCCGTTCTGGGAGGCCTTAAGCGGGTCTCCACACTTGCGTCACCAGCCAGAGAAAAGCTGGACTATGTGGAGGAACATCAGAGCCTGTTCACCAGCTCAGAGACACTGGGCATCGAGGTCTTTGCCATCCCCGAGGCCGGGCTCTTCGTGGCCGCCGCCAACCGCAAAACCACGTCCGCCATCTACAAGTGGACGGATGGGAAGTTCGCCTCGTACCAGAACATCCGCACACACCAAGCACAGTCCTGGAGACATTTCACCATCGGGAAAAAGGCAAGTCTGCACCCGGCGACTGTCTCAATCCTTTTTATCTTGGGAAAACCCAAAGGTGGGGGCTGCTCGTGTGGATGATACAGGAAAGTATTTCTCATGGTTTCAAAGTCTTACTCAGGTTCTCAGCGGCTTTCAAAGTCAGACACTTGGCGGGGTCTCTAAATCCAGAATGTGAAGTCTATTTGGCTTCCGAAAAATAGAAGACAAGACCATTCCTACGACGCTGTCCAGTTCTACGTAGACCCATTGGGGCTAAGTTAAAAGCTTGTCGGCCCATTTGACGAGCGGGTCAACAAGGCAGAAATCTTCGGGGATGGAGACAGGCTCACTCTAGGGGGCcgggcccagggtgggggtgaaACGCTCGCGGGCAGCCCCCTCGCAGTCAGGGCCGATGGAGCAGGGGCAGGGCGGTGGGTCTGAGGGGCTGCCCCCAGGGTGAGACATGGTCTTATCAGCTCCGTCTACACCCTCGACTCCAGGGGCAGGGTCCCGGGGCCACTGTCCTGCGCGTGGCCCCCGCCTCGCTCCCACCAGCacgtgtgtgccaggcacagcctGCCCTCACCGAGGCTGGCCCTGAGGTTGCGCCAGGAGCGGAGTGGACCGCACGCTGCCTTCTGTGGCTCTCAGCCCGCCGCAGCCCAGCCGCGCTCCCAGTCTGTGTGGCGAATGCTGACTAGCGCTCTGGCCTTTTGGTCGCCGACACCTTCACCATAAAAATGTTAACTTCACATCAAAGAAACATCAGGAAATCCAGAAAAAACAAGGGGAGGGCTGTCCAGTCCCCGAAGCAGGTGCAGGCTTACTGAGGCACACACTGGCTTGGGGCTCGGCGAGCACCCCACACACCAAGCCGGTGGCCTCCCGGTCCAGTCACACGCCAGGCACCGGGGTGTGTGTGGCCGCTGCGTGGGCAGCGCGTGCTTCTAGGCGGGAGGAGAGCGTGACGGTGCATTCTGCTC
This window contains:
- the LOC100478860 gene encoding thrombospondin-type laminin G domain and EAR repeat-containing protein; translation: MRECAKSKTRPAFPAEVGRGSAACVSPQAESPSSHQLLCAGLCALRPDFGANGPQAYCRREKLDYVEEHQSLFTSSETLGIEVFAIPEAGLFVAAANRKTTSAIYKWTDGKFASYQNIRTHQAQSWRHFTIGKKWLILXVSEGSFSLTMDCGLPVDIMADVPFPATLSVRGARFFIGSRKRTKGLFTGLVRQLVLLPGSDATPRLCPCRSAELAVLSIPPVLQGLPGKPEDNEVLKYPYETDMKVTLGSRPPCTKVEEAQFWFDASRKGLFLCVGSEWVSVLAAREKLDYVEEHQSLFTSSETLGIEVFAIPEAGLFVAAANRKTTSAIYKWTDGKFASYQNIRTHQAQSWRHFTIGKKVFLAVANFEPNEKGQEFSVIYKWNQRKLRFTPDEAGCALENSSAPSSAIQGCTVHALWLEADTPHAALLRALTVRSGHHIRRPRGGRLPREGTRGQAAEGEGLRT